Part of the Shewanella eurypsychrophilus genome is shown below.
CTTCCCAATACGACTTTTGGGTCAAGTTAGCTAGTCGCGCTGCAGTCGCAACAGCCTTGACCCTCATTACTATCAAAATGGCTGCCTGGATGTATTCAGGTTCAGCCAGTATGTTAGCGTCTCTGACAGATTCTTTTGCCGATGCGCTAGCATCAATAGTTAACTTCATCGCAATTCGATATGCGATAGTCCCAGCCGATAAAGACCATAGATATGGCCATGGTAAAGCGGAGCCATTAGCGGCATTAGCGCAATCAGCCTTTATCCTAGGTTCTGCCTTCTTACTCCTGTTTCATGGTGGAGACCGTTTAATTAACCCTGCACCTGTTCATAATGCCATGCTGGGTGTTGTGGTCTCTATAATCGCTATTATCCTAACTTTTGCATTAGTTGTTCTGCAGAAGAAAGCGTTAGCCGCTACATCCAGCACAATAATAGAAGCAGATGCTCTTCATTATAAATCGGATCTGTTTTTAAACGCCGCCGTGTTATTGGCATTAGTGTTATCACAATATGGCTGGTGGTGGGCCGATGGACTGTTTGCAATCCTTATTGCAATCTTCATTGGCCAGCAAGCATTAGATTTAGGTTACCGTTCAATTCAGTCTCTACTCGATAGGGAGCTTGATGCTGATACCAGATTAAATATCGTGAAGTTGGCGCAACAGGATCCCCAGGTAAAAGGTATCCACGATCTAAGAACTCGAGAATCGGGTAAGACAACCTTTATTCAATGTCATTTAGAATTGGATGGGTCTCTTACATTAAAAGAAGCGCATGCCATTGCAGAAAAGACGGAAATTAGAATCAGAGCAGCGTTTGATGATGCAGAAGTGATTATCCATCAAGACCCAGTTTAATGGCTTTATGTACCTAAGAGTATGTAAAGCGAACAAAAAGCTGTTATATGTGGATAACCTTGGGGGTAACTAGTGCGTAGCGTGTGATTAAAAAATCAATTTTAAAAAATGCTATTTTTTCACTAA
Proteins encoded:
- a CDS encoding cation diffusion facilitator family transporter, encoding MNQTSQYDFWVKLASRAAVATALTLITIKMAAWMYSGSASMLASLTDSFADALASIVNFIAIRYAIVPADKDHRYGHGKAEPLAALAQSAFILGSAFLLLFHGGDRLINPAPVHNAMLGVVVSIIAIILTFALVVLQKKALAATSSTIIEADALHYKSDLFLNAAVLLALVLSQYGWWWADGLFAILIAIFIGQQALDLGYRSIQSLLDRELDADTRLNIVKLAQQDPQVKGIHDLRTRESGKTTFIQCHLELDGSLTLKEAHAIAEKTEIRIRAAFDDAEVIIHQDPV